TGATGGTGTTCCAGTGCACCTTGTTCATGTGGTACCCGGGGATGATTGACGAATAGCGCTCGCGCAGCTCCATCGCGAGAAATGGCTCGCACTTGAGGTTGATCCAGAGCGGTTTCGCTTCGAGCGCCACGAGCGCGAAAATTTTCCCGTTCACCTTCGCCGTGAGCACGTCGATCCCGAAGGGGAAATCCTCGTATGCTCCCTCTTTCGCAAGGAGGTGTGCGCGGAGTTTTTTAAGGTTCATGGTCCGATACTCCGGTCCTTTTCCAAGATTCGCGTATCCATCCCTCACGCCTTCTCGTCCAGCACCTCGCGAATCTTCCTCGCGAACGCCTCCGGGGCGTACGGCTTGCCGATAAAGTGCAGCCCT
This genomic stretch from Spirochaetota bacterium harbors:
- a CDS encoding MmcQ/YjbR family DNA-binding protein; amino-acid sequence: MNLKKLRAHLLAKEGAYEDFPFGIDVLTAKVNGKIFALVALEAKPLWINLKCEPFLAMELRERYSSIIPGYHMNKVHWNTIILDGEVPDGEVKRLIDMSYELVVKKGGKKKR